One window from the genome of Microbulbifer pacificus encodes:
- a CDS encoding SDR family NAD(P)-dependent oxidoreductase yields the protein MSKALLDQKVVIVTGAAAGIGWGIAQVCAEAGAKVVLADINDANNRVETLRDRGFESAYFPLNVGDASAIAPFIDEVFEKFGRIDGLVNNAGVTIEGDFLDFDLDKLDCLWEVNQRSVFLLCQAAARRMPAGAAIVNIASNHAGASVAGYEMYAATKGAIVAMTRAMAWSLGKKGIRVNSLCPGLTRTEAVAKVADENPALAASFDQMHADNKYNTVEEVGHIAAFLLSPCSGAMTGSNITADHGLSASLCPTDDLK from the coding sequence ATGTCTAAAGCCTTGCTGGATCAGAAGGTTGTTATCGTCACCGGTGCCGCTGCGGGCATCGGTTGGGGTATCGCACAGGTGTGTGCCGAGGCGGGTGCCAAGGTGGTACTGGCGGATATCAATGATGCGAATAACCGGGTGGAAACCCTGCGCGATCGCGGTTTTGAGAGCGCTTATTTTCCGCTGAATGTGGGGGACGCTTCCGCCATTGCGCCGTTTATCGATGAGGTTTTCGAAAAGTTCGGGCGCATCGATGGTCTGGTGAATAACGCCGGTGTCACTATCGAGGGGGACTTTCTCGATTTCGATCTGGACAAGCTGGATTGCCTCTGGGAAGTAAACCAGCGCTCGGTATTCCTGTTGTGCCAGGCGGCGGCGCGCCGTATGCCGGCGGGGGCCGCCATTGTAAATATCGCCTCCAATCACGCCGGTGCCAGCGTGGCCGGCTACGAAATGTATGCTGCCACCAAGGGTGCGATTGTCGCCATGACCCGTGCCATGGCCTGGAGCCTGGGCAAAAAAGGGATCCGCGTAAACAGCCTGTGCCCGGGCCTGACCAGGACCGAGGCGGTGGCAAAAGTCGCCGATGAAAACCCGGCTCTGGCAGCGTCTTTTGACCAGATGCACGCGGACAACAAATACAACACGGTTGAGGAGGTTGGCCATATCGCCGCCTTCCTACTGTCGCCCTGTTCCGGCGCCATGACCGGCTCCAATATCACCGCAGACCACGGCCTCAGTGCCAGCCTCTGTCCCACCGACGATCTGAAATGA
- a CDS encoding MFS transporter yields MTAFKFAAIVAFGGFIFGLDAALISGTVRFITAEFTLSDLQVGTVVSAPGFGVIFALMVTGRICDAWGRKSALLIIAALYLLSAIGSVLAPNFEMLVAARFLGGLAFTSLSLASMYIGEIAPANMRGKLVSMNQITTVVGLSAAYFANYLILQASNADAAWVGALGIDQYTWRWMLGVEVIPALIWLLMLLAIPESPRWLVLKGRLDEARVMMGKLIPAGHIEPQIQEIQESAAAAPAGSFRQQVAEIFKPRLRTAFWVGLVIAIAQPITGINAIMFYAPTVFEQVGIGTNAAFMQAVIVGVVSVMFTILALLLIDRLGRRPLVLFGLAWGGVSLFLCSWAFSQASYELTAASLQALADTNIDVSGLQALVGTAFESDVAFKQAMYQALGEATARANEGALIQNAIQINAKLVLMGIMCFIAAFNLSIGPVMWVLFSEIFPTHVRGVAIPFFALVVSTVSYFVQQFFPWQLNNMGATEIFLFYAACISVSLALLFRLLPETKNKSIEEIEATMVRA; encoded by the coding sequence TTGACCGCCTTCAAATTTGCCGCGATCGTGGCATTTGGCGGTTTCATCTTTGGACTGGATGCGGCGCTGATCTCCGGCACTGTACGCTTTATTACTGCCGAATTTACCCTGTCCGACTTGCAGGTCGGGACCGTGGTCAGTGCGCCCGGTTTCGGGGTGATTTTTGCGTTGATGGTCACCGGGCGCATATGTGACGCCTGGGGCCGTAAATCGGCGCTGCTGATTATCGCCGCTCTTTATCTTCTTTCTGCCATTGGCTCGGTGCTCGCCCCCAATTTTGAAATGTTGGTGGCAGCACGCTTCCTCGGTGGCCTTGCGTTTACTTCCCTGTCTCTCGCTTCCATGTATATCGGCGAGATCGCCCCGGCCAATATGCGCGGTAAGCTGGTCTCCATGAATCAGATCACCACCGTAGTGGGGTTGTCGGCGGCGTACTTCGCCAACTACCTGATTCTGCAGGCGTCCAACGCGGACGCCGCCTGGGTGGGCGCGCTTGGGATCGATCAGTACACCTGGCGCTGGATGCTCGGAGTGGAAGTAATTCCGGCGCTGATCTGGCTGTTGATGTTGCTGGCCATTCCCGAGAGCCCGCGCTGGCTGGTGCTAAAAGGGCGCCTGGATGAGGCCCGCGTAATGATGGGCAAGTTGATCCCCGCCGGTCATATCGAACCGCAGATTCAGGAAATCCAGGAGAGCGCTGCGGCCGCACCCGCCGGCAGCTTCCGCCAGCAGGTGGCGGAGATTTTCAAACCGCGTCTGCGCACCGCCTTCTGGGTTGGCCTGGTGATCGCCATCGCCCAGCCGATTACCGGTATCAACGCCATCATGTTCTACGCACCCACTGTGTTTGAGCAGGTGGGTATCGGCACTAATGCTGCCTTTATGCAGGCGGTGATCGTCGGTGTGGTGAGCGTGATGTTCACGATTCTGGCGCTGCTGCTGATTGATCGTCTTGGGCGCCGCCCGCTGGTGCTGTTCGGCCTGGCCTGGGGTGGTGTCAGCCTGTTTCTGTGCAGCTGGGCGTTCAGTCAGGCCAGCTATGAGTTGACCGCGGCTTCTCTGCAGGCGCTGGCGGATACGAATATTGATGTGTCCGGGTTGCAGGCCCTGGTGGGTACTGCTTTTGAGAGTGATGTGGCCTTCAAGCAGGCTATGTATCAGGCGCTCGGCGAAGCGACGGCGCGGGCCAACGAGGGCGCGCTGATCCAGAACGCAATTCAGATCAACGCCAAATTGGTGTTGATGGGCATCATGTGTTTTATCGCCGCGTTTAACCTGTCCATCGGGCCGGTGATGTGGGTGCTCTTTTCGGAAATTTTCCCCACTCATGTTCGCGGTGTGGCGATTCCATTCTTTGCACTGGTTGTGAGTACCGTCAGTTACTTCGTGCAGCAGTTTTTCCCCTGGCAGCTGAACAATATGGGCGCGACGGAAATCTTCCTGTTCTACGCCGCCTGTATCAGCGTGAGCCTTGCACTGCTGTTCCGCCTGCTGCCGGAAACCAAAAACAAATCCATCGAAGAAATCGAAGCGACCATGGTGCGTGCCTGA